Genomic DNA from Planctomycetia bacterium:
GACGCTGCTGCGCCTGCGCGATCAGCCGCGACTCGACGGCCGGCGAGTCTTCAGCCACGACGATTTCGGTCGAGTAGACGAATGCCAGATCGCGCTTGTCGCGCACATCGAGGCTCTTCCGCAAGATGCGCCAGCGGCGAATCTCTTCCGGCCTAACGCTCAACAGCGCCGCCGCTTCGGCCGGCAACGCCGCTTCCGGAGCGTCGATCGAGAGCCGCAAGTTGGAGAGGCGAATGGGCATCGGGGAGCGGCAGCGATGGAAAGGCGAACGAATGAAAATTCGGAATCCTTAATGATAGTCGGGGGGAGTCTTTTGTCACAGGACGGGCAACGATAGCCGCGCGATGAATATCCGCGGCCGAAACAGCAGGGGAGCGGCCAATCGTCCAAAGTAGCAGGCACGTTCCACGTGCCGTCCGCCACGGAGGACTTCTTGCGACCACAGCGGCTTCGTCAATCAACGACTTAGAACGGCCGGTTTACACCGGCCGCTCGCCAGGAGAGTTGTTTCGATGCTGCACTCAGCTTGAACGACGCATGTGGCTACGGCACGTGGAACGTGCCTGCTACTTTGGTCTTTGCCGCTGCGTTGCATCCCGATTTCTTCGTCCCTACACTGGCGTCGTCCCGCATCGCAGTATTTTCCAAGGACCGATCCTATGTCGCTCGTTCGCGCATGCCCTCTGTTCCTGTCGTTCGGATGCCTGAGTTTCGTCTTCGCGCTCGCGGGTTGCGAGGCAAAGAAGCCGGAGGTGAAGCCGGGCTCCGCTGCTTCGGCAACTACGGCTGTGCCCGTTGCAGTGCCCGCTGCGACCGTCGCTGTGCCGGTTGATGCACCCGTTGCTGCGAGGCCGGTGAATACCGCCGAGGTCTCGCTTTTCAACGGCAAGGATCTCAGCGGCTGGGTCGTTACCGAGTGCGAGACGGAAGTGAAAGACGGCGTGCTCCTCTTGAAGGCCGGCGAAGGGTGGATCCGAACCGAGAACAAATATGTCGATTTCGTGTTGAGCTGGGAGTGCAAGAACTTGAAGCCGGCGGATTACGACTCGGGCGTTCACTTCCGCGCGGACCTTCCGGCCGGCAAAGCGCATTGGCCGAAGAAGTTTCAAGTGAACCTGAAAACCGGCGGCGAGGGGAACCTTACCTCGATCAAGAGCGCCGCTAGCACGGGCCTGTATAAGAACGGCGAGTGGAACGCGTTCCGGCTTACGGTCGTCGGCAACACGGCCGAGCTCGAGATCAACGGCAAGCCGGCGTGGAAGACCGACGGCATCGATACGGCCGAGGGCTACATCGGGCTGCAATCGGAAGT
This window encodes:
- a CDS encoding DUF1080 domain-containing protein, translated to MSLVRACPLFLSFGCLSFVFALAGCEAKKPEVKPGSAASATTAVPVAVPAATVAVPVDAPVAARPVNTAEVSLFNGKDLSGWVVTECETEVKDGVLLLKAGEGWIRTENKYVDFVLSWECKNLKPADYDSGVHFRADLPAGKAHWPKKFQVNLKTGGEGNLTSIKSAASTGLYKNGEWNAFRLTVVGNTAELEINGKPAWKTDGIDTAEGYIGLQSEVTLGGQFEFRNIKLKELAKP